A stretch of the Proteus sp. ZN5 genome encodes the following:
- the ahpC gene encoding alkyl hydroperoxide reductase subunit C, whose amino-acid sequence MSLINTPIKPFKNMAFKDGQFVEVTEKDVEGKWSVFFFYPADFTFVCPTELGDLADHYAEFQKMGVEIYSVSTDTHFTHKAWHSSSETIGKIKYGMIGDPTGALTRNFENMRENEGLADRGTFVVDPQGIIQAIEITAEGIGRDASDLLRKVKAAQYVASHPGEVCPAKWKEGDATLAPSLDLVGKI is encoded by the coding sequence ATGTCTTTAATTAATACCCCAATCAAACCATTCAAAAACATGGCATTTAAAGACGGTCAATTCGTAGAAGTGACTGAAAAGGACGTCGAAGGCAAATGGAGCGTTTTCTTCTTTTACCCTGCAGACTTCACTTTTGTGTGCCCAACTGAATTAGGCGACTTAGCTGATCATTATGCTGAGTTCCAAAAAATGGGCGTAGAAATTTACTCAGTTTCTACTGACACACATTTTACCCATAAAGCATGGCACAGCAGCTCAGAAACTATCGGTAAAATCAAATATGGCATGATTGGCGACCCAACTGGCGCATTAACTCGTAATTTCGAAAATATGCGTGAGAACGAAGGCCTTGCTGACCGTGGTACTTTCGTTGTTGACCCACAAGGTATCATCCAAGCAATTGAAATCACAGCTGAAGGTATTGGCCGTGATGCATCAGACCTGCTGCGTAAAGTTAAAGCTGCTCAGTATGTAGCTAGCCACCCAGGCGAAGTTTGCCCAGCAAAATGGAAAGAAGGTGATGCAACATTAGCTCCATCACTGGATTTAGTTGGCAAAATCTAA